From a region of the Oryza sativa Japonica Group chromosome 6, ASM3414082v1 genome:
- the LOC9268052 gene encoding cytochrome b-c1 complex subunit 8 — protein MGKTPVRMKAVVYALSPFQQKVMPGLWKDITTKIHHKVSENWISATLLLAPIVGTYEYAMYYKEQEKLSHRY, from the exons atggGGAAGACGCCGGTGCGGATGAAGGCGGTGGTGTACGCGCTGTCGCCGTTCCAGCAGAAGGTGATGCCGGGGCTGTGGAAGGACATCaccaccaagatccaccacAAGGTCTCCGAGAACTGGATCTCCGCCACGCTCCTCCTCGCCCCCATCGTCGGCACCTACGA GTACGCAATGTACTACAAGGAGCAGGAGAAGCTATCCCACAGATACTAA
- the LOC107278560 gene encoding proteasome subunit alpha type-4-3, with translation MSRRYDSRTTIFSPEGRLYQVEYAMEAIGNAGSALGVLAADGVVLVGEKKVTSKLLQTSRSAEKMYKIDSHLACAVAGIMSDANILLNTARLHAQRYALSYQEPIPVEQLVQSLCDTKQGYTQFGGLRPFGVSFLFAGWDKHHGFQLYMSDPSGNYSGWKAAAVGANSQAAQSMLKQDYRDGMTREEAVALALKVLSKTMDSTSLTAEKLELAEVFLQPGTGEVQYQVCSPEAMGKLLAKAGLSQPAPEA, from the coding sequence ATGTCTCGCCGGTACGACAGCCGCACGACGATCTTCTCGCCGGAGGGGCGGCTCTACCAGGTGGAGTACGCGATGGAGGCGATCGGGAACGCAGGGTCGGCCCTGGGCGTCCTGGCGGCCGACGGCGTGGTCCTCGTCGGCGAGAAGAAGGTCACCTCCAAGCTCCTCCAGACCTCGCGCTCCGCCGAGAAGATGTACAAGATCGACTCCCACCTCGCCTGCGCCGTCGCCGGGATCATGTCGGACGCCAACATCCTCCTCAACACGGCGCGCCTCCACGCCCAGCGCTACGCCCTCTCCTACCAGGAGCCCATCCCCGTCGAGCAGCTCGTCCAATCCCTCTGCGACACCAAGCAGGGGTACACCCAGTTCGGCGGCCTCCGCCCCTTCGGCGTCTCCTTCCTCTTCGCCGGCTGGGACAAGCACCATGGCTTCCAGCTCTACATGAGCGACCCCTCCGGCAACTACAGCGGCTggaaggccgccgccgtcggggccAACAGCCAGGCGGCGCAGTCCATGCTCAAGCAGGACTACCGCGACGGGATGACACGGGAGGAGgccgtcgccctcgccctcAAGGTGCTTAGCAAGACCATGGATTCGACCAGCTTGACCGCCGAGAAGCTGGAGCTCGCCGAGGTGTTCTTGCAGCCCGGCACCGGGGAGGTGCAGTACCAGGTGTGCTCGCCTGAGGCGATGGGGAAGCTGCTCGCCAAGGCCGGCCTCTCGCAGCCGGCGCCTGAGGCTTGA
- the LOC107275791 gene encoding cystathionine beta-lyase, chloroplastic isoform X1: MKEPSVATILTSFENSFDGFGSMSTPLYQTATFKQPSATDNGPYDYTRSGNPTRDVLQSLMAKLEKADQAFCFTSGMAALAAVTHLLKSGQEIVAGEDIYGGSDRLLSQVAPRHGIVVKRIDTTKISEVTSAIGPLTKLVWLESPTNPRLQITDIKKIAEIAHYHGALVLVDNSIMSPVLSRPLELGADIVMHSATKFIAGHSDLMAGILAVKGESSLAKEIAFLQNAEGSGLAPFDCWLCLRGIKTMALRVEKQQANAQKIAEFLASHPRVKKVNYAGLPDHPGRSLHYSQAKGAGSVLSFLTGSLALSKHVVETTKYFNVTVSFGSVKSLISLPCFMSHASIPSAVREERGLTDDLVRISVGIEDADDLIADLDHALRSGPA, encoded by the exons CCTTCAGCAACCGATAATGGACCTTATGATTACACTAGAAGTGGTAACCCTACACGTGATGTTCTCCAAAG CCTTATGGCTAAGCTTGAGAAGGCGGATCAGGCATTCTGCTTCACCAGTGGGATGGCAGCACTAGCTGCAGTAACACACCTCCTTAAGTCTG GACAAGAAATAGTTGCTGGAGAGGACATATATGGTGGCTCAGACCGTCTGCTCTCACAAGTTGCCCCGAGACATGGGATTGTAGTAAA ACGAATTGATACAACCAAAATTAGTGAGGTAACTTCTGCAATTGGGCCCTTGACTAAACTAGTATGGCTTGAAAGTCCCACCAATCCCCGTCTACAAATTACTGATATAAAG AAAATAGCAGAGATAGCTCATTACCATGGTGCTCTTGTTTTAGTAGACAACAGCATCATGTCTCCTGTGCTCTCCCGTCCTCTAGAACTTGGAGCAG ATATTGTTATGCACTCAGCAACCAAATTTATAGCTGGACATAGCGATCTTATGGCTGGAATTCTTGCGGTGAAGGGTGAAAG CAGCTTGGCTAAAGAGATTGCATTTCTACAAAATGCTGAAGGATCAGGTTTGGCACCATTTGATTGCTGGCTTTGTTTGAGAGGAATCAAAACCATGGCTTTGCGGGTGGAGAAGCAGCAG GCTAATGCTCAGAAGATTGCTGAATTTCTAGCTTCTCATCCAAGAGTAAAGAAAGTGAACTATGCAGGACTTCCTGATCATCCTGGACGATCTCTACACTATTCCCAG GCAAAGGGAGCGGGTTCAGTTCTCAGTTTCCTAACTGGTTCATTAGCTCTCTCAAAACATGTTGTTGAGACCACAAAGTACTTCAATGTAACAGTTAGCTTTG GAAGTGTGAAATCGCTCATTAGCCTGCCATGCTTCATGTCACACGCCAGCATCCCTTCTGCGGTTCGCGAGGAGCGCGGCCTGACAGACGATCTAGTCAGGATATCGGTTGGAATTGAGGATGCCGACGACCTCATAGCGGATCTTGATCATGCTCTCCGGTCTGGTCCAGCTTAG
- the LOC107276589 gene encoding uncharacterized protein has product MALLLLRRRIHRGHKTLLPRAFSSSSGEGMFPPPTSDPASADQRTTKLSSHFAEIRGHLNATPPSSPPRRIPESPPPDDVRRSLHLFRNPHPSSGATSAAAANPSPSFADVFRARPAPPTSRATGADAFPFSALRESLNKNLGTSPTASAVPLPGATASSPDWSSILSSRQRHDGKPLPESVFGRETRGEARRGRDGKVEEQQFIRLYSDNELGKKLSELRPPVGKDGKEWFSVEELSRRLKKLREMDREERALQSGLGTDVLRDAIVTLQTKDLKTNNLAAAQSMSALMAFGSQATPAYLLGKPQQELVERYFHPDHMSSAEKMKQELQSVRDEFKMSENDCGSARVQVAQLTTKIKHLSTTLHKKDKHSRKGLQEMVQRRKKYLKYLRRTDWDSYCLVLSKLGLRDVPEYKPPDYKSKRSSSGKTKAKRKMKRKMKA; this is encoded by the exons atggcgctcctcctcctccgccgccgcatccaccgCGGCCACAAAACCCTCCTCCCGCGcgccttctcctcttcctccggcgAGGGTATGTTCCCGCCTCCGACGTCCGACCCCGCATCCGCCGATCAGCGCACCACCAAGCTCTCCTCCCACTTCGCCGAAATCCGCGGCCACCTCAACgccacccctccctcctccccgccgcgccgcaTCCCCGAATCACCGCCGCCCGACGATGTCCGCCGCAGCCTCCACCTCTTCCGCAACCCCCATCCCTCATCCGGcgcgacctccgccgccgccgcgaacccCAGCCCCTCCTTCGCCGACGTCTTCCGCGCCAGGCCCGCCCCTCCGACCAGCCGCGCCACCGGAGCGGACGCCTTTCCCTTCAGCGCGCTCCGCGAGAGCTTGAACAAGAACCTGGGAACGAGCCCCACGGCGTCGGCGGTGCCCCTCCCCGGCGCCACCGCCAGTTCGCCGGACTGGAGCTCCATCCTCTCCTCGCGGCAGAGACACGACGGGAAGCCGCTGCCGGAGTCGGTGTTCGGGAGGGAAACGAGGGGGGAGGCGAGGAGAGGCCGTGACGGCAAAGTGGAGGAGCAGCAGTTCATCCGGTTGTACAGCGACAATGAGCTCGGCAAGAAGCTCAGTGAACTGCGGCCACCGGTGGGTAAGGATGGGAAGGAGTGGTTCTCCGTGGAGGAGCTGAGCCGGCGACTCAAGAAGCTGCGAGAGATGGACAGGGAGGAAAGGGCTCTGCAGTCCGGGCTGGGCACCGACGTGCTGCGGGATGCGATCGTGACGCTGCAGACCAAAGATCTGAAGACGAACAACT TGGCTGCAGCACAGAGTATGTCGGCTTTGATGGCCTTTGGCTCTCAGGCCACACCGGCGTACTTGCTGGGGAAACCGCAACAGGAGTTGGTGGAGAGG TACTTCCATCCCGATCATATGTCATCAGCGGAGAAGATGAAGCAGGAGCTCCAGAGTGTAAGGGATGAGTTCAAAATGTCTGAGAATGACTGTGGTTCTGCACGGGTTCAAG TGGCACAACTTACCACAAAAATCAAGCATTTGTCAACTACTCTGCATAAGAAG GACAAGCATTCCAGAAAGGGACTTCAAGAGATGGTGCAAAGGAGGAAGAAATACCTCAAATACTTGCGCAGAACCGACTGGGATTCATACTGCCTTGTTTTGTCAAAACTGGGACTTCGTGATGTGCCGGAGTACAAGCCTCCAGATTACAAGAGCAAGAGAAGCAGCAGCGGCAAGACCAAAGCCAAGAGAAAGATGAAGAGAAAAATGAAGGCATAA
- the LOC107275791 gene encoding cystathionine beta-lyase, chloroplastic isoform X2 → MKEPSVATILTSFENSFDGFGSMSTPLYQTATFKQPSATDNGPYDYTRSGNPTRDVLQSLMAKLEKADQAFCFTSGMAALAAVTHLLKSGQEIVAGEDIYGGSDRLLSQVAPRHGIVVKRIDTTKISEVTSAIGPLTKLVWLESPTNPRLQITDIKKIAEIAHYHGALVLVDNSIMSPVLSRPLELGADIVMHSATKFIAGHSDLMAGILAVKGESLAKEIAFLQNAEGSGLAPFDCWLCLRGIKTMALRVEKQQANAQKIAEFLASHPRVKKVNYAGLPDHPGRSLHYSQAKGAGSVLSFLTGSLALSKHVVETTKYFNVTVSFGSVKSLISLPCFMSHASIPSAVREERGLTDDLVRISVGIEDADDLIADLDHALRSGPA, encoded by the exons CCTTCAGCAACCGATAATGGACCTTATGATTACACTAGAAGTGGTAACCCTACACGTGATGTTCTCCAAAG CCTTATGGCTAAGCTTGAGAAGGCGGATCAGGCATTCTGCTTCACCAGTGGGATGGCAGCACTAGCTGCAGTAACACACCTCCTTAAGTCTG GACAAGAAATAGTTGCTGGAGAGGACATATATGGTGGCTCAGACCGTCTGCTCTCACAAGTTGCCCCGAGACATGGGATTGTAGTAAA ACGAATTGATACAACCAAAATTAGTGAGGTAACTTCTGCAATTGGGCCCTTGACTAAACTAGTATGGCTTGAAAGTCCCACCAATCCCCGTCTACAAATTACTGATATAAAG AAAATAGCAGAGATAGCTCATTACCATGGTGCTCTTGTTTTAGTAGACAACAGCATCATGTCTCCTGTGCTCTCCCGTCCTCTAGAACTTGGAGCAG ATATTGTTATGCACTCAGCAACCAAATTTATAGCTGGACATAGCGATCTTATGGCTGGAATTCTTGCGGTGAAGGGTGAAAG CTTGGCTAAAGAGATTGCATTTCTACAAAATGCTGAAGGATCAGGTTTGGCACCATTTGATTGCTGGCTTTGTTTGAGAGGAATCAAAACCATGGCTTTGCGGGTGGAGAAGCAGCAG GCTAATGCTCAGAAGATTGCTGAATTTCTAGCTTCTCATCCAAGAGTAAAGAAAGTGAACTATGCAGGACTTCCTGATCATCCTGGACGATCTCTACACTATTCCCAG GCAAAGGGAGCGGGTTCAGTTCTCAGTTTCCTAACTGGTTCATTAGCTCTCTCAAAACATGTTGTTGAGACCACAAAGTACTTCAATGTAACAGTTAGCTTTG GAAGTGTGAAATCGCTCATTAGCCTGCCATGCTTCATGTCACACGCCAGCATCCCTTCTGCGGTTCGCGAGGAGCGCGGCCTGACAGACGATCTAGTCAGGATATCGGTTGGAATTGAGGATGCCGACGACCTCATAGCGGATCTTGATCATGCTCTCCGGTCTGGTCCAGCTTAG
- the LOC107277993 gene encoding probable glycosyltransferase At5g25310 has product MAPRLSVKKCLIILALAAAAAIAGFLSVAGAGRGRSSSSSPARRLSNGLAAERARMAMARAASPTVERELDAARAAIRRAARRRRHGDLAGGEGRSSSNVSSAKWLSFFGDADHARLERVYRNPAAFYRSYVEMERRFKVYVYEEGEPPIAHEGPCKNIYAVEGRFIEELELMAPPLGGVRTWDPARAHALFLPLSVSQMVQLAYRPLSYDLSPLRAIVADYVAVVASRHRFWNRSAGADHFMLSCHDWGPHASRGHPELYANAIRALCNANTSEGFRPDKDVSIPEINLYDGDMPPELLSPAPPPPRPFLAFFAGGRHGHVRDLLLRHWKGRDPAVFPVYEYDLPSIPVSVSGDGDTDAGGEGGNPYYWYMRRSRFCLCPSGHEVASPRVVEAIHAGCVPVVVADGYAPPFADVLRWEAFSVAVAVADVPRLRELLERIPAPEVERLRDGVRLVKRHFMLHQPPERLDMFHMILHSVWLRRLNLRLNSH; this is encoded by the exons ATGGCGCCTCGGCTCAGCGTGAAGAAGTGCCTGATcatcctcgccctcgccgccgccgcggccatcgCCGGCTTCTTGTCCGTCGCCGGCGCGGGTCGCggccgttcttcctcctcttctccggcGCGTCGGCTGTCGAATGGTCTCGCCGCG GAGAGGGCCcggatggcgatggcgagggcggcgtcgccgACCGTGGAGcgggagctcgacgcggcgcgAGCAGCGATAcgccgggcggcgcggcggcgtcgacatggtgatctcgccggcggcgagggacgaAGCAGCAGCAACGTCAGCTCGGCGAAGTGGCTGAGCTTCTTCGGCGACGCGGACCACGCTCGCCTGGAGCGCGTCTACCGCAACCCGGCGGCGTTCTACAG GAGCTACGTGGAGATGGAGAGGCGGTTCAAGGTGTACGTGTACGAGGAAGGCGAGCCGCCGATCGCGCACGAGGGCCCGTGCAAGAACATCTACGCCGTCGAGGGCCGCTTCATCGAGGAGCTCGAGCtcatggcgccgccgctcggcgGCGTACGGACGTGGGacccggcgcgcgcgcacgccttATTCCTGCCGCTGAGCGTGTCGCAGATGGTGCAGCTCGCGTACCGGCCGCTGTCGTACGACCTCTCGCCGCTCCGCGCCATCGTCGCCGActacgtcgccgtcgtcgcctcccgcCACCGCTTCTGGAACCGatccgccggcgccgaccacTTCATGCTCTCCTGCCACGACTGG GGTCCGCACGCGTCGAGGGGGCACCCGGAGCTGTACGCGAACGCCATCCGCGCGCTGTGCAACGCCAACACGTCGGAGGGATTCCGGCCGGACAAGGACGTCAGCATCCCGGAGATCAACCTCTACGACGGCGACATGCCGCCGGAGCTCCtgtccccggcgccgccgccgccacggccgttCCTGGCATtcttcgccggcggccggcacggCCACGtccgcgacctcctcctccgccactggAAAGGCCGCGACCCGGCCGTCTTCCCCGTCTACGAGTACGACCTCCCCTCCATccccgtctccgtctccggcgacggcgacaccgacgccggcggcgagggcggcaaCCCGTACTACTGGTACATGCGGCGGAGCAGGTTCTGCCTGTGCCCGAGCGGGCACGAGGTGGCGAGCCCGCGGGTGGTGGAGGCGATCCACGCCGGGTGCGTGCCGGTGGTAGTCGCCGACGGGtacgcgccgccgttcgccgacGTGCTGCGGTGGGAGGCGttctcggtggcggtggcggtcgcCGATGTGCCGAGGCTGAGGGAGCTGCTGGAGCGGATCCCGGCACCGGAGGTGGAGCGCCTCCGCGACGGCGTGCGGCTGGTGAAGCGCCATTTCATGCTGCACCAGCCGCCGGAGAGGCTCGACATGTTCCACATGATCCTGCACTCTGTCTGGCTCAGGAGGCTCAACCTTAGGCTGAACAGTCACTAA